Part of the Streptomyces europaeiscabiei genome is shown below.
TCGACGGGCATGCCGGGCCGGGCCTCGGGCCAGGGGCGGGTTGCGAAGAGCAGGTAGGCGAAGCCTCGTGCGCCGACGGCGGCGAGCCACTCCGGCGGGGCCGGGCACTGGGCGTTGAGCTGGGGCAGCGTGATGACGGCCTGGCCCGCCTCGACGAGCAGGGTGACCGGCAGGCTGGGGTTGGCGGCGCCGTCGACGACCTTCTCACCGATGGACAGACCGAGGCTCGTCAGCAGATCCGCCACGGCGGCCGTGGAGCCCTCCGGGCCGTTCCGGCCGTCGCCCAGGGTGTAGGCCAACAGATAGGGCATGTCCCCGTCGGGGGCTTCACCACTCCACGCCATGACGACGAGCGTGCCGAGGTCGGCTGGGCGGAAAGGACGAATTTCAGCGGAAGTTGAAGTCACCGCGGAACCCTATCCACGCCCGCCAAACGACTCAGCCGTGTTTTCACCCGACCGGGCGACACACCACGACCGACCACACGAACGAGGGACACGCCTCGAACAACGTGGAATTCACCCGCCGGAGGGACCGAGGAACGCGCAGGGCCGGTGCCGCACCTTCGCGGAACCGGCCCTGCGGGGCTGCGGCGGGGACCCTCAGCCCTGGAGGGGCAGACCGCCGAGGAGCTTGCTGGGGCCGCCGGGAGAGTTGAGTGCCTTGGTCGCACCGCTCACCGTGTGGAGCACGGAGCCCTTGCTCTCCGTGTCGAGCGCGTTCGACTGGTGCTGCAACGGCGCAGGCTCGATGGGCCCCTTGAAGAGCGTGTTCACCGCACCGTTGAGGCTGGTGGGCGTGACGTCCGTGGCGTCGTAGGCAAAGGCCGGTGCGGCGGCACCGGCGATGGCCATGGACCCTGCGACGACAGCGGCGGCCTTCAGCGACTTCATCGTGTTCCTCTCCTCGGTACTGGAAGCACTGCGCCGTGTCCAACGAGCCCTCGCTCCGACGGAAACCCTTACCGGACAGGTCATATCTGACGCCGAACAACAGGTCATACGAAACAGCCGTCGGACCGACCCGGACGGCGGTCGGTCCGACGGCCGGCGGAGAGCGACGGACTCGCCCCAGTCGGTTCACCTCGGTCGGCTCGCTTCAGCCGGTGAACCGCGGTCTGCTCGCCCCAGCCGGTTCACCTCGACCTCACCCCACGGGCGGCGCCTCCGGCAACGCGTCCGTGGGAGGCGTCACCGCCGGGTCCGCCGGAGTCTGCACCGGCGGCAGGGCGGCCGGAGCGGGCAGGTTGCTGCCCAGGAGGGTGGCCGCGATGAGCTTGACCAGGCTGTTCACCACGCCGGTGACGGCGGGCAGCACCTGGGCGGGATCGCCGGAAGCGACCGCCTTGAGCAGGGTGTCGACCGCAACCTGCAGGGCGGTGAGCGCGTCGGTCACCGGGTCCGCCGCGGATCTACCGGCCGGCTGCGCGAGACCACGGTCGAACGCCGGCAGCGTGACGGCCTGCTGCGGAGCGGCCGGGACCGACGGCACCACCGGGGCTCCCGGGACCGTGGGCGTGGTCGCGGAGGGCGGGGTGCTGGGCACGGCGGGCGCGGCCGGGTCGGCCGGAAGGGCGGCCGGCGGTACGGCCGGCGGGGTCACCGGTGCCTCCGCCTTGGCCTTGGCGATGGCGTCCTGGACGGCCTTGCCCAGCTTGGCCGCCTGGTCGGCGGGGAGCCGGCCGTTGTCCGCCTTGAGCACGGCGTCGAGCAGGTCGGTCACCGGCTTCAGTACACCACCGAGGTCGCCGAGGCCCTTGAGCTGTGCCTGGAGCGCCTCCGCGTCCGCGCCGGGGACGGGGGCTGCCGACCGGGCGCGGTCACGCGCCGACTCGACGTCGGCCGCCAGGGCGGCCGGGGCGGAGACGCCGAGCAGGAGCGTGGCGCAGAGTGCGGAGACCGCGAGACGCCGTGCGGGCAGAACACGCATGGATGTTCCTTTCAATCGGTGCGAAAAATCGTCTTCTCACCGTGAAATCGATGATCGGCGTCTGCAACCGAAGGGCCCCATCTGGAGCAACACGAAGCGGCCGCCCTCCCCGTGGGGAGAACGGCCGACTCGTGTTCAACGCGCGAACCTCAGTGCGGGGACGTCAGTCCTCGAACGTCAGTCGTTGAAGCACTTGTTGCCGAACGACGGGTTCAGCAGACCGATGACGTTGATGGTGTTCCCGCACACGTTGACCGGCACGTGGACCGGAACCTGCACGACGTTGCCCGACAGCACGCCCGGGGAGTGGGCGGCGAAGCCCTTCGCCTCGCTGTCGGCGGTGGCGACGCCGGCGGTGCCCGCCACGGCTGCGGCAGCAACGGAGGTCAGGGCCAGGCCCTTCGCGATACGCGACATGGAGAGGTGCTCCTTGGAGTTGATGCATAAACACTCGGGCGGGGGTGCCCGGCGCTGAGTCAACGCGCGGCATGCACCGGGGGTTGTGCCTCCAAAGGGGTGATCTCGCAGAACGCCTGCTTCACCATTCCGACACAGTTGGCGCGTTCCGCAGATAAGTACGCATAGCGGGCTAGAGTTGCGCACCTCCCCAGGTCGCTGCGGCCCTTATCAGATCCGCAGATTTTCGGCCCTTCGACGGTCCTCGACTTTCCCCAGACAAGCACCCGAACGAGCTCCCGAAAGGGCACCGCCGGTCATGCGAATTCATCCGGGTCCTCTGCTGCGCCGCGCGATGGTGGGCTGCTGCGCCCTCGCCGCCCTCTGGGGGCCGGGCGCTCCCGCGACGGCCGCGCCGCCACCCGCACCCTCGCCCGAGGCCGAGCGCCTCGCCTTCGGGCAGCGCTACCGGGCGGTGCAGCACGGCGGGATCGTCCGCGCTGCCAACTCCTCGATCACCTGCCGTACACCGGTGACGGCAGCCCCGGCCACGGCCGCTCCGTCCACGGCGCCCGCGCCCGCGGCGCCGTCGTGCGCCGACGCGCGTGCGGGGCGTACCGCCGTCAACGACGACTTCGACATGTTCTACATCGACGTCGACCAGGACCCGAACACCTACAACTCCAGCCGGGGCGAGGTCCGGCTGCCGCCGGGCGCGCGGGTGTCGT
Proteins encoded:
- a CDS encoding DUF5949 family protein; the encoded protein is MTSTSAEIRPFRPADLGTLVVMAWSGEAPDGDMPYLLAYTLGDGRNGPEGSTAAVADLLTSLGLSIGEKVVDGAANPSLPVTLLVEAGQAVITLPQLNAQCPAPPEWLAAVGARGFAYLLFATRPWPEARPGMPVEPEALAAFAGDTATLTSAAHVLLPARSLRG
- the chpG gene encoding chaplin ChpG, which translates into the protein MSRIAKGLALTSVAAAAVAGTAGVATADSEAKGFAAHSPGVLSGNVVQVPVHVPVNVCGNTINVIGLLNPSFGNKCFND